The following proteins are encoded in a genomic region of Ctenopharyngodon idella isolate HZGC_01 chromosome 12, HZGC01, whole genome shotgun sequence:
- the foxh1 gene encoding forkhead box protein H1, translated as MTKHWGGPGLLAPPVITLGAGAQRDHHLDCRTSYSSSNPSCHCSTNPLLEFGGRLDKSTTGMAQDSCYRAKPSDQSAWELQDGNSSGGKKKNYQRYPKPPYSYLAMIAMVIQNSPEKKLTLSEILKEISTLFPFFKGNYKGWRDSVRHNLSSYDCFVKVLKDPGKPQGKGNFWTVEVNRIPLELLKRQNTAVSRQDETIFAQDLAPYIFQGYAPSNKSKPLPTDLSLPPVPTRHSPPPSEDPYRPKLDSTFAIDSLLHSLRPASSAGEGLRERESWGVGPPPHTRSTTPPRPCNASYNCSSSASSVSPASDLSDEDWRGVTLVGKRSSDRGSTSDGYSDSCPPPNKSSKRGTTPPWELPTSYAKYTPPNAVAPPSMRFNGNPFMPLGGIPFYGYGGAHVTSSHLIGHHYWPILPSGPVSIQAPPLLMDLDSMLQSVPPNKSVFDALGPNNQTSHPTPNQYALQNGPSLCKYSL; from the exons ATGACAAAGCACTGGGGGGGTCCGGGCTTGTTGGCACCACCAGTGATCACTCTAGGAGCAGGAGCCCAACGCGACCATCACCTTGACTGCAGAACCAGCTATTCCTCTTCCAACCCCAGCTGTCATTGCTCCACAAACCCACTGCTGGAGTTCGGTGGCCGACTGGATAAGTCCACCACAGGGATGGCGCAGGACTCCTGTTATAGAGCCAAACCGTCGGATCAGAGCGCATGGGAACTGCAGGATGGAAACTCCAGCGGAGGAAAGAAGAAGAACTATCAGCGATATCCCAAACCACCATACTCTTACCTAGCTATGATTGCCATGGTCATCCAGAACTCTCCGGAGAAGAAGCTCACTTTATCAGAG ATTCTGAAGGAGATCAGCactctttttccattcttcaagggAAATTACAAAGGCTGGAGGGACTCGGTCCGACACAACCTGTCCTCATACGACTGCTTTGTGAAG GTTCTGAAGGATCCTGGTAAACCCCAAGGTAAAGGTAACTTTTGGACTGTAGAAGTGAACAGAATTCCCCTGGAGCTGCTGAAAAGACAAAACACGGCAGTGTCCCGTCAGGATGAAACCATCTTTGCTCAGGACCTGGCCCCGTACATCTTTCAAGGATACGCTCCGTCAAACAAATCCAAACCTCTGCCCACTGACCTCTCTTTACCCCCTGTTCCCACCCGTCACAGCCCGCCCCCATCGGAGGACCCCTATCGTCCCAAACTGGACTCTACGTTTGCCATAGATTCTCTACTGCATAGCCTCAGGCCGGCCAGTTCTGCTGGGGAGGGGCTACGAGAGAGGGAAAGTTGGGGCGTTGGGCCCCCTCCGCACACTCGCTCTACGACTCCACCACGCCCTTGTAACGCCTCGTACAACTGCAGTTCGTCGGCCAGCTCCGTCAGTCCTGCGTCGGATTTGTCCGACGAGGACTGGAGAGGGGTGACGCTCGTTGGGAAAAGATCAAGTGATCGAGGATCGACTTCAGATGGATACAGTGACTCCTGCCCCCCGCCAAACAAAAGCTCCAAGCGTGGCACTACTCCTCCATGGGAGCTGCCGACTTCCTATGCCAAATACACCCCCCCAAATGCAGTAGCCCCTCCTAGCATGCGCTTTAACGGAAACCCGTTCATGCCACTGGGCGGTATTCCATTCTACGGTTATGGCGGTGCGCACGTCACTTCATCACACTTGATTGGTCACCATTATTGGCCCATTCTACCAAGTGGGCCAGTTTCCATACAAGCGCCTCCCCTTCTCATGGACTTGGACAGTATGCTGCAATCTGTTCCACCTAATAAGAGTGTGTTCGATGCGCTTGGCCCCAACAATCAGACTTCTCACCCAACTCCAAACCAGTATGCCCTTCAGAACGGACCTTCCCTTTGCAAATATTCTCTTTAA